ATGACGTGACGTGGGCGAACCTCGACATCTTCTCGTGGACGATCATCACGCAGTCGGGGCTCATCCTCTTCGCGTTCCCGCTTCTCGGCAGCGCACTCCTGATGCTCATCGCCGACCGCAACCTCGGCACGACGTTCTTCGCCGTCGGCGAGGGCGGCGGGTCGATGCTCTGGCAGCACCTCTTCTGGTTCTTCGGCCACCCCGAGGTGTACATCCTCGTGCTCCCGCCGATGGGACTGGTCAGCTACATCCTCCCGCGCTTTGCGGGTCGTCGGCTGTTCGGCTTCAAGTTCGTCGTCTACTCGACGCTGGCGATTGGCGTGCTCTCGTTCGGCGTCTGGGCGCACCACATGTTCGCGACCGGTATGGACCCGCGCCTTCGAGCCTCGTTCATGGCCGTCTCGATGGCTATCGCCATCCCCAGTGCAGTCAAGACGTTCAACTGGATCACGACGATGTGGAACGGCAACATCAGGCTCACCGCCCCGATGTTGTACTGCATCGGCTTCGTGTCGAACTTCATCATCGGCGGCGTGACGGGCGTGTTCCTCGCCTCGATCCCCGTCGACCTCGTGCTGCACGACACCTACTACGTCGTCGGTCACTTCCACTACATCGTGATGGGCGCCATCACGTTCGCGGGGATGGCGGGCATCTACTACTGGTTCCCGCTCGTGACCGGTCGGATGTACCAGCGGAGCCTCGCGAAGTGGCACTTCTGGCTCTGGATGATCGGAACGAACATCACGTTCCTCGCGATGATTCTGCTCGGTTACGGCGGCATGCCGCGACGCTACGCGACGTACCTTCCGCAGTTCGCGTCGCTACACCAGATCGCGACGCTCGGCGCGTACCTGCTGCTGCTCGGCGGCATCATCTTCGTGTGGAACATGGTGCAGTCGTACTTCGAGGGACCGGTCGTCGAAGACGGCGACCCGTGGAACCTCGAGGAGTCGAACCTCCGCACCGTCGAGTGGGACTGGTTCGACCGCAAACTGCAGACGAAGATCGCCGACGGCGGCGAGGAAGAAGCGATGACGGACGGTGGAGTCGCCGGCGACTCGACGGTTGAGCGTAACGCCGACGAGTAACCGGTCTTCTCTTTCGCTTTCTCGATTCGACGAGCGACAGCGTTGCTCCCGCGTCTACGGTGAGTGCGACGGCCCGAAGTATGGGTATCGCGCCGCTTCAGTCCCGGCTACGACTGCCGCGACGCTGACCCGTCACCGCGACGCCGAACCGCCACCGCTTCGCTGCACCGTTACCGCACTACCGCCGCGACACCGACGTACCTTTGTCGCTCGCCCCCCGAGCGGTAACCATGTCGGACAAAGACATTCTCGGACTCATCCTCGGGGCCGTCGCCCTGATGATGTTCGCCACTGGAATCATCCTCGTCATCTGAGCGTCCGGCGGACGCAGCGCTGTCGAAAGCGCTAATCGCCTCGCGTCCGAACCCGCGGCCGTGAGCGCGACACGTCTCCGGGGACCGCAGTTCGTCCTCATTCTGTACGCACTGCTCGTCGCTATCTCGGGTCTCGCCGGGTTTCTGATCGCGACGTTCGTCTCCGGCCTCCGCGCGCCGAAGTTTCTCTTCCTCGTTCCCTTCCCGCCGACGCAGCTCGGCTTCGCCGCCTACGGCGCGTTGACCGTCGCGTTGGTGCTCGGCATCCCGCTGCTGCTCGTCGTGTACGTTTCGAGAAATCTTGACGACGCCGCCCAGAACAGATAAGCACCCCCCGCGACACCTGTGAGTATGTATCACGTACTTGTCGGCGTCGACGAAGACGAAGAGCGCGCTCGCGCGTGCGCCCAAGAAGTGCTCAACCTTCCCGGAGACACCGACGAGAAGACGGTCACGCTGTTGCACAGTTTCACCGACAACCCCGGCGGCGCGTCGGCAACGCAGATCGCGTCGGTTCGACGGGCAAGCGACTTCCTCGACGAACACGGCATCGACTACGAAGTACTGGAGTCCAGCGGCGACCCGGCCGAATCGATTCTCGACGCCGCCGACGAGCTAAACGCCGACCTCGTCGTCGTCGGGGGACGAAAACGCTCGCCGGCGGGAAAAGCGATATTCGGCAGCGTCACCCAGTCGGTGATTCTCAGTTCGAGTCGACCCGTGATGGTCACCGGCGTCGTGACGCGGGCCTGATCTCAGTACGTATCGGCGACGACGTCGCCGAACTCGCTCGGCGAGACGTAGCCGGTCCGTGCGTCCACCTTTTCGCCGTCTCTGAACCACAGGACGGCGGGCGCGCTGTTCACCGCGTGCGCGAGGCGGAACCCCGAGGCGGTCTCGCCGTCGAGTCCGCCGACGGCCACGTCGTCGGGGAGTGCGTCGAGTAACTCGTCGAGGTCGTCTTTGAGCCGCTCACACGGCTCACAGTGTCGTTTCCAGACCGTGAGCACTGCGTTCGGGTGCTCGTCGAGAAACGCCGTATACGACTCGTCGTCGAGCCGCGTCACCGCCTCGGGTATCGGCGACGGTGGCGTCACCTCGCAGACGACGTGCGCCATCACCGCCTTCGTCTCCGAATCTACCGCTTCGTCGAGAAACGACTGTACCGCGAGGTACGCGACGAGTTGCTCGCGCGTCACGCCGTTGGCTTCGATCTGCGTCTCGGCGGCCGCCGATTCTAGGTCGAACAGCTCCGCGACCGTCTCGACGAACGTCTCCTCTCCGACGTTGAGGTACGTGTCGGCGTACACCGACCGAGTCTCCTCGAACGCCGCGGTCGTCGTGAGCGATCCGTCGTCGTTCTCGCGGATGACGTCGCCCTCGACGAGGCGGTCTATCACGTCGCCAATGTCGGGCATTTCGGCCACCGTCAGACCCCCAGATACCGCTCACGCGTCGCCTCGTCGTCGCGAAGCTCATCGGCGGTTCCATCGAAGACGATGCCCCCCTGGTCGACGACGTACGCTCTGTCCGCGATTTTGATTGCCGCAGCGGCGTTCTGTTCGACCAGAAGCACCGTCGTTCCGTCCGCGCGGATGCGTTTGATGGCCGCTTCGACGTTTTCGATGATCTTCGGCGCGAGTCCCTCGTACGGTTCGTCCAAGAGAAGCAGATCCGTGTTCTGCTTCAACGCCCGCGCGATGGCGAGCATCTGTTGTTCGCCGCCGGAGAGCGTCCCCGCTTTCTGCTCGCGGCGCTCGTCGAGGCGCGGGAAGTCGGCGTACACCTCGTCGGTCGGCACGCCGCCCTCCCGAATTGGGACGGAGCGACCGATGGTGTTCGAGCGGTTGTTGACCACCTCCGCGAGGTGGAGGTTCTCGGCCACCGTGAGGTTCGGGAAGATGCGCCGCTCTTCGGGGACGAGCGAGATGCCTCGAATCGACACGTCTTCGGCCGCCGTCCCGGTAATCTCGTCGCCTTTGAACCGGATACTGCCGGCGCGCACGTCGGGCGGCGTCGCTCCGGCGATACACCGAAGCGTCGTCGTCTTCCCCGCGCCGTTGCGTCCGAGCAGCGCGACAATCTCGCCCTCGTTGACCGACAGCGAGAGCCCTCTGAGGATGTGACTCTCGTTGTAGTAGGCGTCGATGTCGGAAACCTCCAAGAGGCTCATATCTCGACACCTCCCAGGTACGCCTCTTGAACGTCCGGGTTCCCTCGAATCTCGTCGGGTGTCCCTTCGGCGATGACCCGCCCTCGGTTGAGCACGATGATGCGGTCGGAAACGCTGAAGACGATCTCCATGTCGTGTTCGACGAGCAGGAACGTCAGTCCGAGACGCTCTTTGACCTCTTCGATGAGGTCGACCGTCGCCTGCGTCTCCTCGGGCGACATCCCCGCGGTCGGTTCGTCCATGAGCAGCAAGTCGGGTTCGCTCGCCAGCGCGATGGCGATTTCGAGTCGCCGCTTGTCACCGTACGGGAGGTCTTGGGCGACTACCTCGTTCTGTTCGTGGAGGCCGACCGCCGACAGCATCTGGCTCGTCCGCCGGCCGATCTCGGGGTAGGCGTCGCGTCGACGCAGGAAGTTGAACCGGAACGAACCGTGCTCGGCGGCGAACGCTGCTATCTGGGCGTTTTCCTCGACGGTCATCTCAGGGAAGATAGAGGCCGTCTGGAACGACTTGCTGATGCCTCGCTGCACCACCTGGTGAGGTTTGAGGCCGACGATAGACTCGCCTTTGAAGCGGATATCGCCCTCCGTCGGGTCGAGACGCCGCGTGATGAGGTTGATGAGTGTCGACTTGCCGGCCCCGTTGGGACCGATGAGCGAGACGCGCTCGTCTTCTCGGATGTCGATGTCGACGTGGTCGGTGGCGACGAGGCCGCCGAACTTCTTGACGAGGCCGTCGGTTTCGAGAAGCGACGCCATCAGCGCTCACCCCCGTCGTCCGCAGCAGTCTCTCCGCCGGCCACGCGGGCGTAGCCGTCCTCGATGATTCCCCAGATACCGCGGGGGAACACCGCGACGACGACGACGAACACGACGCCGAGGATGAGATGCCAGAACGGACCGATGGTCTCGAACCCGGAGACGACGTTCTCGACGTAGAGGTAGACGACGACGCCGAGCACCGGACCGAACAGCGACCCGACGCCGCCGAGGACGGTCATGATGACGATCTCACCGCTCTCGGTCCAAAACAGCGACTCCAGCGGGACGTACTGGCCGTGGATGGTGAACAAACTTCCGGCGACGCCCGCGAACGCGCCGGAGAGGACGAACGACATCAGTTTGTAGCGCCAGACGTTGAGACCGACGAACTCCGCGCGCTGTTCGTTTTCGCGGATGGCGCGGAACACGGTCCCGTACGGCGAGTTGAGGACGCGGTACGCCGTCAACAGCGCCAGCACGGCGAACGTGGCGACGAAGACGTAGAGCATCTCCCCGTAGAGGATGTCCAACGGGTAGACGAGCAACTCGTCGAGGTGGATCACCCCGAGCAGCGGACCGACTTCGACGCTCGTGAATCCGTTCTCACCGTTGGTCAGGAACGCCAACGGCGACGACGCCATGTAGAACAGCATCTGCGCGAACGCGAGCGTGAGGATGGAGAAGTAGATCCCGCCGCGACGCAGCGAGAGGAACCCGAGCACCCACGCGAACAATACGGCGAACGTTGTCCCGGCGAGGACGATGAGAAGCGGCTCGCTCGACACCTCCGCGCTGAAGATGCCGGCGGCGTACGCGGCACCGCCCCAGAACGCGGCGTGACCGAACGACAGCAAACCGGTGTACCCCAGCAGCAGGTCGAAACCGATGGCGAAGATGGCCCAGATGAGCATCAGCGTCGCCAGACCGCGGTAGCCGCCGAGCACGTCGGAGATGACGGGGGCGTCGGCGAACAGCCACGGGAATATCGAGACGGCGACGACGGCGGTAACGGCGACAAGGAGTTCGTTGTTCGCCGTCGTTCCCCTCCGTCGATAGCGCTCGACGTAGCCGGCGGTTCCCTCGGGAGCGTCGCCACCGTCGTTCGCGTCGGGGTTCTGAACTTCGTCGCTCATCCCGTCACCTCCTCACCGAAGAGTCCCTCCGGACGAACTAGCAGTACCACCGCCGCGAGAGCGTAGATACCGACCTGCGCCCACGCCGACCACGTGATCTGCGTCCCGAGTATGTCGATGCTCGGCAACGGCGCGCCGACGAGCACCGAGAACACCATCCCGAGGAGGACGCCGCCGACGACGGCCCCGCGGATGCTCCCGACGCCGCCGATGACGACGACGAGGAACGCCGGAACCAACACGCCGGTCCCGATGTTCGGGTTGACGTTTTCGAGCGGTGCGCCGACGACGCCGGCGACGCCGGCGAGCGCCGCGCCGATACCGAACATCACGATGTAGGGGCGGGTGAGTTTGATGCCGAGCAGTTCGACCATCTCGGGGTCGCGCGTCCCCGCGCGGACGATGAGGCCGAAGTCGGTGTACTCGACGAGCAGCCAGACGATGGCGACGAGGATGCCCGTGATGATAATGACGTACAGCCGCCACTTCGGGAAGTTACCGATAATCGGAAGCGAGACCGGACCCGACGCCCAGCCGGGTCGGGCGAAGTTGATGCTCTGTCCGCCGAACAGCACGCGGAACAGTTCCTGGGCGATGATCGCCAGACCGAACGTCACGAGAATCTGGTCGGTGTCCGGCCGATCGTAAAACGGCCGGGCGACGAACCGCTCCATCGCGAGTCCGATGACGAACACGAACAGCGGAACGATGATGAGCGCCGGCAGGAATCCCCATCCGAGGCCGATAGTCTCGAACCCCCACTCGCGGAGCAACCCGTTGGATAAGTTCACTTCAAGTGTGATGAGTAACCCCGCGTACGCGCCGATGAGATACAGCGCGCCGTGCGCGAAGTTCACGAAGCGGAGCGTTCCGAGGATGATGGAGAGACCGATAGCGACGAGGATGTAGATCGCGCCGGTCTGCAGACCGTTGAGGAAGACGCGGAGGAGATCCGCGGCTAGACTCACCGTGTCTCACCTCCGCGTGAATCGACCTGCGGGATGCCGTCGACGTTGTTGTTTGGTATCATATACCTATTGGGTAGTACTGGATGTTTCACGAATATTGATATGCTGGGAAGTGCGGTTTTGCGGATTACTCGTCGCCGTACTCGCCGAGTTCGCACTCGGCAGCAGGTCCGGACCCGCAGTCGTAACCGACCTCGCTCTGCGGCGTGATCTCGACGATCTCGAAGAACTGTCCGTCGCCCTGTTCGGACCCCGGCAGCCCCTTGACGACGGGGATGTCTCGCTGGGCTTGGTGGTCGCACTTGCGCATCGTCTCCTCGCCCATCCCGATGTTGCTGTAGCTGTAGTCTTCGAGCTGTCTGATGACCTCCGGCGGGTAGAACGTCCCCGCGCGCTCGACCGCCGCCGCGTACTGCAGGGTCTGCGCGTACGCAAGTTGCGCCGGTCCGGATGGGACGCGCCCGTTGTACTCCTCGCCGAACACCTCGGTGAACTTCTTCGACGGGGCGTTGTCTATCTGGGAGTCCCACGCGATCGTTCCGTAGATGCCTTCGATAGCGCCACCGGCGGCCTGCGCCATCGGCCGGTTGTACAGCGGCATCACGATCTCCATCTCCTGGTCGATGCCGGCTTCGACGGCCTGTTTCAGCGAGTTCCCGCCGTCGAGTCCGTAGTGGTTCAAAAACAGGGCATCCGCGCCCGACGACTGCGCCTCCGAGAGATACGACGAGTAGTCGCTTTCGCCGAGCGGCGTCGCCACGGAGTCAATTTCCGACCAGCCGGCCTCCTCGAAGAACTGCTTCATCGATGCCTGCTGGGTCTGTCCCCACGAGTAGTCGGCGTACAGCTGATAGAAGCTCAGGTCGTCGCCATACTCGGTAGTCACGACGGGCGCCAACGCCTGGCCGGTCATGTAGGCGTTGAACATCTCACGGAAGCTGTACCGTACGCAGTCTTTTCCGGTCGTGTCGTTCGAGTGGGTCAGACAGGCCATGAACAGGACGTTCTTCTCCTGTGCGAGCCCCTGCTGGGCGATGGCGGTCGCGCTCGACGACCCCCCGGAGAACATCACGACGCCGTCGCGTTCGATCATCCGCGAAGCCGACTCGCGGGCGGTGTCGGCGTCCGTCGCGGTGTCGCCTTTCACGTAGTCGATCTCGTAGTCGAGGACACCGTCGCCCGAGAGGTCGGAGAAGTCGTCGACCCAGCCGCCGCCGTTGTTTAGATGCTTCACCGCCAGTTCGTACGCTCGGAGCTCATCTTCGCCCTCCGAGGAGTACGGTCCCGACTGCGGGACGTTGAATCCGAACATCGCTTTGTCGCCCTCTATCGGGTAGTTCCCGAGCGAGGGATACTCTCCGTCCCCGTTCCCCCCGCCTCCCCCGCCTCCGCCCTGCGTACATCCTGCCAATCCCACGATACCGGCGACGCCCGCTGCCCCGGCTGTTTTCATCACGTCACGCCGACTCAGGGAAGTGCTATCCCGTGCCATGGAGTTACCGAGGGGAGGTAGTTAATAATCGTTACGTATGTATCCCCTATGACTATGCTAATAATTGTAATAAGCCGTACAATCATTCTATATGGTAATATTTACCAAACATAGGACTCGGCGCGGAATAGGTATCCGATGGTGTACAGCGAAAATAAGATTATCTCACCCGACAGTAGGTGTGATGTCGGCGAGCGAGTCGACGAATAGCTCTCGGAGACGACGAGTGTTTCGTCGAACCGGTAGAGCCGCCCGACTCTCGGACGGCGCAGTCGAGCGACGCGCCCGGTTCGATCGCCGGGAAGTGTTTCTGCGGGTGCAAGTAGCCGGGACTGTTTAGTGCTGGTACTGCGTAGCACAGTGTATGGACCTTCGAGACGCCGAACCCACAGACGCGGAGGGGATTCGAGCCGTCGCCCGCGAGTCGCTTCTGGCCTCGTACAGCCCCGACCTCTCCGAAGACGTCATCGACACCGCGGTGAAGAGCTGGTACGCCGACGACGAAGTCGGGTCGAACCTCGAAGACCCGCAGGCGGTGTGGACCGTCGCCGTCGACGGTGACGACGTCGTCGCCGTCGTCCAGAGCTACCTCGTCGAGGCCGACGAGACGGTCGGCCAGATAGACTGGCTCCACGTCGCCCCCGACTCGCGGGGCGGGGGACTGGGCAGACAGTTGCTCAAGCGCGTCGAGACCGAACTGATGGACCGCGGCGCCTCACGCCTCGAAGGTAAAGTGCTCACGGTCAACGAGGGCGGCGCGCGCTTCTACGAGAACGCGGGTTACGACGCCGGAGAGACGCGACAGGTCGAGATCGCCGACGAGGAGTTCACCGAGCGCGCCTTCGTCAAGTCCGCCTCGGAGTCCACCGAGGAGTTCACCCCGGTCGAAGAGCGTAGCGGGCCCGACGGCCAGACGCTGTACGTCGCCTACGACGAGAGCCAGCGCGCGCGGAAAGCGCCGTTCTACGTCACGTACACCGACGAGGAGAGGACGGAGCGCTACGGCTACCTCTGCGGCAACTGTGAGAGTCTTGCGACGGCGATGGACTCGATGGAACGCATCGAGTGCAACGAGTGCGGTAATCAGAGCAAGTCGGCACGCTGGGACGCCGCGTACCTGTAATCGACGTCTGCACCGGCGGCGTTCCTCGCCCCTCGCCGCCGACGTCCGCGCTCTCGTCGTGCAGCGGAGGCCGTTCCCCATTTTCCCGGTTCGTCTCTCGAACCGACGAGGAGCGTGTCGATCTCTGTTGTAAACGGATATGCGCGATATGAAACCGCGGTCCAGAAGGCAGGCATGTCAAAAATAATCGCTTGGATTTCTCATTCAGCGGATTTTACTTCACAACCGCTTCTCGCGGACTGGCCATTCAATACAGAGAATTATTCTCCCCGGCTTGTGATTGCCTCTGGCCGACGAACTATGGACGGCAGTTCAAGTCCCCCGACGACGGTGAACAGAACGCCGCCAAGGACGGTGAGGTACCAGCCGAGTGCGGGAACGAATGTGGCTGAGAACCCAATCAGCGTAGACATAGATAGATAGTATGCCGGGAATACAATCGTTCCAAGGCCCACAGCGAGCGTTGTTGCGGTTCGTGCCATCGTTCGTGTGCTAACGACACGGACTAAGAGAACAAGCCCGATTGCACCGAGTAGCGCGAAGTCGAACCCTTCAAATCCTGCACCCATTCCGGTGTAGTAGACTGTCGGTATCTTGGCATCAGGAGGGAGGTTTGGATTCGTTCTCAGCCAAGGGAGGTACGCTCCGACCGCAATTGAAATCGTGCCTCCGATGAGCAGAATCATCTTGCGCGATTCAACATTCATACAATTCGCTAAGAAGTCCGGGGATAAACGCTTTCTGTAGGCTCAAACGCCGCTTTGTTATATACACACGCTTTACTTCGCAACTCAAGCCCGGTCTCAATCAGGATGCATACTTTTTACATAGGCTTTCTCGTGCGGTTGAGTAGTGTCAGTCGTTCAGCCTACTGAATCCCCGTTCGACCACGATAGGTACTTCGAGTTCACCGTCAACGACGAGACCTATAACGGGAGCATCCACTTCCTCACCCAGTACGACGGAAAACCCGATTTCGTCGAAGTACTACGGAGTACCTTCTTCCGAGATGAGACCTACGGCGACAGTCGCGCCGACTGGCATCGGAACACCACGTCATTTTACGCGTGGATAAAAGCCCACATGCTCCGACTTGCGTGGGACTGCCGCGAAGAGTTCCTCCGTTACTTTCTCCACTCGTTCCCCAATATCTGCCGTGATTTCGGATTCCAAGTCGCGCACGACCGTGACGCGAGTGGAGCGCCGAGCCAGTCCCGTCTCTGGGAGATGTGGAACAAGGAGTTCACCGACGTACAGCGCGAGTTCGTGCGGACGGCCACCGAGGAAGCACTTGCCTTCGCCCGCGAGCAAGGCATCCCTGCACCCGACCCTGTGTTCCGTCCCGAGGAGCGCGACATCTCCTCGAAACGGAGCGAACAGCGGCTCGTCGCGGAGAAGACCAAGGAGGTCTGGCAACAGGCCAAGCCGTTCGTCACGGACACGTTCTACCTGAAGCGGGCCGAGAACACCGTGGTTCACGAGAACGCGTTCTGGGAACAGCACACCTACATGGGAATGCGCGAGAACATGTACGCTCA
This genomic stretch from Haloprofundus salilacus harbors:
- a CDS encoding cbb3-type cytochrome c oxidase subunit I → MQLNGQLALTVLMGVFLVGVFVWLTRVENWRTYTPLSSGGGAVGQESGYASEEKPAGIVRWLTTVDHKDIGLMYGAYGIFAFVVGGLMVVLMRTELATPETVLVEPGFYNSLLTSHGITMLFLFGTPIIAAFSNYFIPLIIGADDMAFPRINAIAFWLLPPAALLIWAGFFPIPNLIPAQTGWTMYTPLSAGVGQGNQANAGVDLMLLGLHLSGVSATMGAINFIATIFTERGDDVTWANLDIFSWTIITQSGLILFAFPLLGSALLMLIADRNLGTTFFAVGEGGGSMLWQHLFWFFGHPEVYILVLPPMGLVSYILPRFAGRRLFGFKFVVYSTLAIGVLSFGVWAHHMFATGMDPRLRASFMAVSMAIAIPSAVKTFNWITTMWNGNIRLTAPMLYCIGFVSNFIIGGVTGVFLASIPVDLVLHDTYYVVGHFHYIVMGAITFAGMAGIYYWFPLVTGRMYQRSLAKWHFWLWMIGTNITFLAMILLGYGGMPRRYATYLPQFASLHQIATLGAYLLLLGGIIFVWNMVQSYFEGPVVEDGDPWNLEESNLRTVEWDWFDRKLQTKIADGGEEEAMTDGGVAGDSTVERNADE
- a CDS encoding DUF7520 family protein; the encoded protein is MSATRLRGPQFVLILYALLVAISGLAGFLIATFVSGLRAPKFLFLVPFPPTQLGFAAYGALTVALVLGIPLLLVVYVSRNLDDAAQNR
- a CDS encoding universal stress protein, with product MYHVLVGVDEDEERARACAQEVLNLPGDTDEKTVTLLHSFTDNPGGASATQIASVRRASDFLDEHGIDYEVLESSGDPAESILDAADELNADLVVVGGRKRSPAGKAIFGSVTQSVILSSSRPVMVTGVVTRA
- a CDS encoding thioredoxin domain-containing protein — protein: MPDIGDVIDRLVEGDVIRENDDGSLTTTAAFEETRSVYADTYLNVGEETFVETVAELFDLESAAAETQIEANGVTREQLVAYLAVQSFLDEAVDSETKAVMAHVVCEVTPPSPIPEAVTRLDDESYTAFLDEHPNAVLTVWKRHCEPCERLKDDLDELLDALPDDVAVGGLDGETASGFRLAHAVNSAPAVLWFRDGEKVDARTGYVSPSEFGDVVADTY
- a CDS encoding ABC transporter ATP-binding protein, producing the protein MSLLEVSDIDAYYNESHILRGLSLSVNEGEIVALLGRNGAGKTTTLRCIAGATPPDVRAGSIRFKGDEITGTAAEDVSIRGISLVPEERRIFPNLTVAENLHLAEVVNNRSNTIGRSVPIREGGVPTDEVYADFPRLDERREQKAGTLSGGEQQMLAIARALKQNTDLLLLDEPYEGLAPKIIENVEAAIKRIRADGTTVLLVEQNAAAAIKIADRAYVVDQGGIVFDGTADELRDDEATRERYLGV
- a CDS encoding ABC transporter ATP-binding protein, with translation MASLLETDGLVKKFGGLVATDHVDIDIREDERVSLIGPNGAGKSTLINLITRRLDPTEGDIRFKGESIVGLKPHQVVQRGISKSFQTASIFPEMTVEENAQIAAFAAEHGSFRFNFLRRRDAYPEIGRRTSQMLSAVGLHEQNEVVAQDLPYGDKRRLEIAIALASEPDLLLMDEPTAGMSPEETQATVDLIEEVKERLGLTFLLVEHDMEIVFSVSDRIIVLNRGRVIAEGTPDEIRGNPDVQEAYLGGVEI
- a CDS encoding branched-chain amino acid ABC transporter permease, which gives rise to MSDEVQNPDANDGGDAPEGTAGYVERYRRRGTTANNELLVAVTAVVAVSIFPWLFADAPVISDVLGGYRGLATLMLIWAIFAIGFDLLLGYTGLLSFGHAAFWGGAAYAAGIFSAEVSSEPLLIVLAGTTFAVLFAWVLGFLSLRRGGIYFSILTLAFAQMLFYMASSPLAFLTNGENGFTSVEVGPLLGVIHLDELLVYPLDILYGEMLYVFVATFAVLALLTAYRVLNSPYGTVFRAIRENEQRAEFVGLNVWRYKLMSFVLSGAFAGVAGSLFTIHGQYVPLESLFWTESGEIVIMTVLGGVGSLFGPVLGVVVYLYVENVVSGFETIGPFWHLILGVVFVVVVAVFPRGIWGIIEDGYARVAGGETAADDGGER
- a CDS encoding branched-chain amino acid ABC transporter permease translates to MSLAADLLRVFLNGLQTGAIYILVAIGLSIILGTLRFVNFAHGALYLIGAYAGLLITLEVNLSNGLLREWGFETIGLGWGFLPALIIVPLFVFVIGLAMERFVARPFYDRPDTDQILVTFGLAIIAQELFRVLFGGQSINFARPGWASGPVSLPIIGNFPKWRLYVIIITGILVAIVWLLVEYTDFGLIVRAGTRDPEMVELLGIKLTRPYIVMFGIGAALAGVAGVVGAPLENVNPNIGTGVLVPAFLVVVIGGVGSIRGAVVGGVLLGMVFSVLVGAPLPSIDILGTQITWSAWAQVGIYALAAVVLLVRPEGLFGEEVTG
- a CDS encoding ABC transporter substrate-binding protein; translated protein: MARDSTSLSRRDVMKTAGAAGVAGIVGLAGCTQGGGGGGGGNGDGEYPSLGNYPIEGDKAMFGFNVPQSGPYSSEGEDELRAYELAVKHLNNGGGWVDDFSDLSGDGVLDYEIDYVKGDTATDADTARESASRMIERDGVVMFSGGSSSATAIAQQGLAQEKNVLFMACLTHSNDTTGKDCVRYSFREMFNAYMTGQALAPVVTTEYGDDLSFYQLYADYSWGQTQQASMKQFFEEAGWSEIDSVATPLGESDYSSYLSEAQSSGADALFLNHYGLDGGNSLKQAVEAGIDQEMEIVMPLYNRPMAQAAGGAIEGIYGTIAWDSQIDNAPSKKFTEVFGEEYNGRVPSGPAQLAYAQTLQYAAAVERAGTFYPPEVIRQLEDYSYSNIGMGEETMRKCDHQAQRDIPVVKGLPGSEQGDGQFFEIVEITPQSEVGYDCGSGPAAECELGEYGDE
- a CDS encoding GNAT family N-acetyltransferase, with protein sequence MDLRDAEPTDAEGIRAVARESLLASYSPDLSEDVIDTAVKSWYADDEVGSNLEDPQAVWTVAVDGDDVVAVVQSYLVEADETVGQIDWLHVAPDSRGGGLGRQLLKRVETELMDRGASRLEGKVLTVNEGGARFYENAGYDAGETRQVEIADEEFTERAFVKSASESTEEFTPVEERSGPDGQTLYVAYDESQRARKAPFYVTYTDEERTERYGYLCGNCESLATAMDSMERIECNECGNQSKSARWDAAYL